A genomic region of Nymphaea colorata isolate Beijing-Zhang1983 chromosome 2, ASM883128v2, whole genome shotgun sequence contains the following coding sequences:
- the LOC116248602 gene encoding uncharacterized protein LOC116248602 yields MEYANSNDLGGKRKRDAFEPDEAENGGVDFALLEAIERSQSAVEAIDARAVKKLVLAFERRLNSNLEARLKYPEQPEKFADSEVELHEEIEKLKILAGAPELYPELVQLNSVPSILGLLAHDNTDIAIDVVSLLRDLTDEDVVEDSDEGAQVLVDALLENNALESLVQNLGRLDESDPDEMSAVYNTLATIENLIEVKPAVAELVCERTKFLRWLQNRIKAREFDSNKQYAAEILAILLQNSAANQRRLGQINGVDTVLQSVAMYKSRDPKSADEEEMVENLFDCLCSLVMPMENKEKFVGAEGVELMIIIMKQKKSAYGSAIRVLNFAMTKFPRACERFVDVLGLKTAFAAFMGKVPVHKRNKKESYQEELEERIVSLIASLFGGITRGSRRDRLLSKFIENECEKIDRLMELYMRYSNRVKAETERLDQLELDDLEMDEEERYNRKLESGLYTLQLIAVILGHLWSSDHARMRARIELLLKQHRLSKNDVKNVLQEYHDNIGDLDGPEEKERAQAKIQKFIEAF; encoded by the exons ATGGAGTACGCGAACTCCAATGACCTTGGAGGGAAACGGAAGAGGGACGCGTTCGAGCCGGACGAAGCGGAAAACGGCGGCGTTGATTTCGCCCTCTTGGAGGCGATTGAGCGGTCGCAGAGCGCTGTCGAGGCCATCGACGCCCGCGCCGTGAAGAAGCTCGTTCTTGCCTTCGAGCGGCGCCTGAACAGCAACCTGGAAGCTCGCCTGAAGTACCCGGAGCAGCCGGAGAAGTTCGCCGACTCGGAGGTGGAGCTCCACGAGGAGATTGAGAAGCTCAAGATCCTTGCCGGCGCGCCTGAGCTCTACCCGGAACTCGTCCAGTTGAACTCCGTTCCTTCCATCTTGGGGCTCCTAGCGCATGATAACACCGACATAGCCATTGACGTTGTCAGCCTCCTCCGCGACCTCACTGATGAAGACGTGGTCGAGGACAGCGACGAGGGCGCTCAGGTTCTTGTTGATGCTTTGCTGGAGAACAATGCCCTCGAGTCTCTGGTCCAGAACCTTGGCCGCCTTGACGAGTCCGATCCTGATGAGATGAGCGCGGTATACAACACGCTAGCGACGATTGAAAACTTGATCGAGGTGAAGCCGGCGGTTGCAGAACTCGTCTGCGAGCGGACGAAATTCTTGCGGTGGCTGCAGAACCGGATTAAGGCCCGTGAATTCGATAGCAACAAGCAGTATGCAGCGGAAATCCTCGCAATACTCCTGCAAAACAGTGCGGCCAACCAGAGGCGGCTTGGTCAGATTAATGGAGTGGACACTGTGCTCCAGTCTGTGGCCATGTACAAGTCGAGGGATCCGAAAAGTGCTGATGAAGAGGAGATGGTCGAGAATCTGTTTGATTGCTTGTGCAGCTTGGTGATGCCTATGGAGAACAAGGAAAAATTCGTCGGTGCAGAAGGGGTGGAGCTGATGATCATCATCATGAAACAGAAGAAATCTGCATATGGTTCGGCGATCAGGGTACTCAATTTTGCCATGACGAAGTTCCCGCGAGCCTGCGAACGGTTTGTTGATGTGTTGGGGCTGAAAACAGCGTTCGCTGCTTTCATGGGTAAG GTTCCTGTGCACAAGAGGAATAAGAAAGAAAGCTATCAGGAAGAGTTGGAAGAGCGTATTGTGTCGCTAATCGCATCGTTATTTG GTGGCATCACTCGTGGTTCAAGAAGGGATCGGCTGCTTAGCAAGTTcattgaaaatgaatgtgaaaaGATAGATCGGTTGATGGAACTCTACATGAG GTATTCAAATCGTGTTAAAGCAGAAACAGAACGGCTTGACCAACTTGAGCTTGATGACTTAGAG ATGGACGAAGAGGAGCGTTACAATCGCAAATTGGAATCTGGTCTTTACACACTGCAA ttAATTGCAGTTATTCTTGGTCATCTATGGTCGTCTGA CCATGCTCGAATGAGAGCCCGGATTGAGCTTTTGTTAAAGCAGCATAGACTATCAAAGAACGATGTCAAGAATGTGCTGCAG gaataccatgacaacattGGGGATCTCGATGGTCCAGAGGAAAAAGAACGTGCACAAGCCaagattcaaaaatttattgaaGCTTTCTGA
- the LOC116248716 gene encoding uncharacterized protein LOC116248716 — translation MEAEMIRIRWLRCFLWHAILSTFLLTSYHYLLLSPALRSAFSLLLHLLISIPLSFLAFSSLTSPDLEPSASLAELAFGLARVVLNAVVGASPGFPTTASRRRAQAFLRRAAFVVFLGLSAGLSLVSARGGGWSWRELGFRGVLVGVVYAGVYVYRKRFVLAFPIVQRPLFFSFKMGIPAAFKHAVRLSFVAVMFSAFVVAVLPNPVERKKSLGQFIVQQINLWLGTCTLLFSWELTHHLLQVLYTRRFLFAPPQGSAAAETNPSGLLLEALEQSTPRSLLQYLAYLDMCMVCESNVDSWRRAAFFEESGETYKRVVIACLRHLEQLTSRLGEGLEGHLSGSKDLLSQQMSSPFDTPMALSADETFIDFQLCAWGARAVAELTAKSHSEDRYGVAQLTGCNAGVLTTLLSCLVAVELCLGKKTSPHAGQLMGPASIKWAAPAGGPVDVTARRQGAIGVLGKKRGAALHSKAYAMADVLRTSIYLIVSVFHAEMQQSLKSGNLEKDWISVNKPLFGTREVLVHKLSLFIDFRAS, via the exons ATGGAGGCGGAGATGATTAGAATCAGATGGCTCCGTTGCTTCCTGTGGCACGCAATCCTCTCCACCTTCTTGTTGACCTCCTACCACTATCTCCTCCTCAGCCCAGCCCTACGCAGCGccttctcccttctcctccacctcctcatCTCTATTCCACTCTCCTTTCTTGCTTTCTCTTCCCTCACTTCCCCCGACCTTGAGCCCTCGGCCTCCCTTGCAGAGCTCGCCTTTGGTCTCGCCCGGGTCGTCCTCAATGCAGTCGTCGGCGCCTCCCCGGGATTCCCGACAACCGCCTCTCGCCGGCGTGCTCAGGCCTTCCTCCGACGCGCGGCTTTTGTGGTCTTCTTGGGACTCTCAGCTGGATTGTCTCTGGTCTCTGCCCGTGGAGGTGGTTGGAGTTGGAGGGAGTTAGGGTTTAGAGGGGTTTTGGTTGGGGTTGTTTACGCCGGGGTATATGTTTATAGAAAGAGATTTGTGTTAGCTTTCCCAATCGTTCAG CGGCCCCTTTTCTTTAGTTTCAAGATGGGAATTCCTGCAGCCTTCAAGCATGCAGTGAGGCTGTCATTTGTTGCAGTGATGTTCTCAGCATTCGTTGTGGCAGTTCTTCCTAATCCAGTAGAAAGGAAGAAATCCTTGGGGCAGTTTATTGTACAGCAAATCAATCTGTGGCTTGGAACTTGTACTCTTTTGTTCTCTTGGGAGCTAACTCATCATTTGTTACAG GTGCTGTACACAAGGAGGTTTCTCTTTGCACCACCACAGGGTTCAGCTGCAGCTGAAACAAATCCCAGTGGTCTCTTGCTTGAGGCTCTGGAGCAAAGCACTCCAAGGTCTCTTTTGCAGTATCTTGCATACCTGGACATGTGTATGGTTTGTGAGAGTAATGTTGATTCCTGGCGCAGAGCAGCTTTCTTTGAAGAGAGTGGTGAGACCTACAAAAGAGTGGTAATAGCATGCTTGAGACATTTGGAACAACTCACTTCTAGGTTGGGTGAAGGTTTGGAGGGTCACTTATCGGGTTCTAAGGATTTATTGTCTCAGCAAATGTCATCTCCATTTGATACTCCTATGGCCTTGAGTGCTGATGAAACATTCATTGATTTTCAG CTTTGTGCTTGGGGTGCAAGGGCAGTTGCAGAACTGACAGCTAAGTCACATAGTGAAGACAGGTACGGGGTTGCTCAACTTACAGGCTGCAATGCTGGAGTTTTGACAACATTGCTGTCATGTCTCGTCGCCGTAGAGCTATGCCTTGGTAAAAAGACCAGTCCACACGCTGGACAATTGATGGGTCCTGCTTCCATTAAGTGGGCAGCGCCTGCTGGAGGTCCAGTCGATGTAACTGCGAGGAGGCAAGGTGCGATAGGTGTCCTGGGCAAGAAGAGAGGTGCTGCTCTGCACAGCAAGGCTTACGCCATGGCTGATGTGCTTAGGACTTCTATCTATCTAATTGTTTCAGTATTCCATGCTGAGATGCAGCAAAGTTTGAAGTCAGGAAATCTCGAGAAGGATTGGATTAGTGTGAACAAGCCGCTGTTCGGAACTCGTGAAGTTCTTGTACACAAACTGAGTCTTTTTATTGATTTCCGAGCCAGTTGA
- the LOC116248564 gene encoding peroxidase 4-like, translating to MMMMLWWVAPLSSAAGLSPYFYDASCPEALSVIRTAISRERRMGASLLRLHFHDCFVNGCDASVLLDDTSSMEGEKGAAQNEGSLRGFEVIDSIKSRVEGLCPGIVSCADILAIAARDSSEAMGGPKWEVKLGRRDSLTASKSDAENNLPLFTATLQELITVFADKGLSEADLVALSGAHTIGQARCATFKERIYDGSNIDAGFARMRRGHCPEEDGDGDSNLAPLDLVTPTSFDQNYFKNLIQRKGLLDSDQVLFGGGSTDPLVVAYSKNRALFYADFAAAMVRMGDISPLTGSLGQVREICRAAN from the exons atgatgatgatgctatGGTGGGTGGCTCCCTTGTCCAGCGCCGCCGGGCTCTCTCCTTACTTCTACGACGCCAGCTGCCCCGAGGCTCTCAGCGTCATCCGCACCGCCATCTCGAGGGAACGCCGCATGGGTGCCTCTCTCCTCCGCCTCCATTTTCACGACTGCTTCGTCAAC GGATGCGATGCGTCGGTTCTCCTCGACGATACGTCTTCCATGGAAGGCGAGAAGGGCGCAGCACAGAACGAGGGGTCCCTTAGAGGGTTCGAAGTGATCGACAGCATCAAGTCTCGGGTGGAAGGCCTATGCCCTGGCATCGTCTCCTGTGCCGACATACTCGCCATTGCCGCACGCGACTCGTCTGAAGCT ATGGGAGGGCCAAAGTGGGAGGTGAAGCTTGGGCGGAGAGACTCCCTCACAGCCAGCAAGAGCGACGCGGAGAACAACCTGCCCCTCTTCACCGCAACTCTTCAGGAACTCATTACTGTCTTCGCCGACAAAGGACTCAGTGAAGCAGACTTGGTTGCTCTGTCAG GTGCCCATACAATTGGACAAGCCCGGTGTGCAACATTTAAAGAACGGATCTACGACGGGAGCAACATTGATGCCGGATTTGCGAGAATGCGGCGAGGACACTGCCCGGAGGAGGATGGGGACGGGGACTCCAACCTAGCCCCCTTGGACCTCGTCACGCCCACCAGCTTCGACCAGAACTACTTCAAGAACTTGATCCAGAGAAAGGGCCTTCTCGACTCGGACCAAGTCCTTTTTGGTGGGGGTTCCACGGACCCACTTGTTGTGGCGTACAGCAAGAACCGTGCCCTTTTCTATGCTGATTTTGCGGCTGCAATGGTGAGGATGGGTGACATTTCCCCACTTACTGGCTCACTGGGACAAGTCAGGGAGATCTGTAGGGCTGCCAACTGA